The genomic stretch GTAGCTATACCATGATaattgtggtgtttttttcttcttctcctcactGTTGTGTGTCTCCGCCCCCCAGAGCTGAGGCTGGTGGTGCTGGGCCGGACGGGGGCAGGAAAGGGATCAGCAGTCAGCACCATCCTGGGTCTGCATGACTCTCAACAGGGcacagatgctgctgctgtcacccaGGAGTGCAGCAAACACAGAGGAGAGGCTGCAGGCAGACAGGTACAGAACATCACACTGCAATGGAAAGAGTCAAGCATAACAGCAAAGCAACATATCATTAAGTTTGGAGACACATTGTCTTTATAGTAACCgggaatgcaccgataccaatactggatcggatatcatcACATCCATCATCATAACTAATGAATGGATTGAGCATTTTGTttctttcacagtatttatatagcacttaaacctgctttataataaaaaaaaactacatgaacatctcactttttacaatatgggacctttaatggcCACAGCAGAATAAATGCCAGCTATAAATAGGATCAAAACTTCAGTTGGATATTGTGAaaagacttaaagggatagtttgggtgttttgaagtggggttgtatgaggtacttatccatagtaggtgtattacttacagtagatgatggtcggcgtGCCCCCAGCAATctagaaacagacagaagtacCGGCATTATACAGGCattacagtgctgtggacggggctggcagaaatatgtattttagccacctaaaagaaaggctcacctaaaataTTTATATCCATCTAAGTGTACCctatatttggaatattttctgatggcgaactgaactgaaaacgtatctatactgtttttgtcatctgagcctgctggctttggagataAGCATTtccaaagtttcactttcagttcagttccctgtctgAAAGGAGAAGGGacgggctgtctgatggcaagataaagcgttgaaaatattctaaaaatagcgtacacttaaacggatattctCGTTTTTtgggtgagcctttcttttaggtggataaaatacatttgtctgcCGTCCccttccacagcactgtattgctttaaaatacagctttaaaattgctttgctttaaaataaatataatatttacaaaGTCCTACTTGTCCTATGTTCAATTTTATAACAGTAACATATCAATTTGTAGCATTAATGTActtcaaagtaaaaaaacaacaacacatacgAGTTGTGAAAACTCTATTCAATCTTGATTTTATGCCTCTGCCACCTCTCGGTAGGTGGTGGTCGTCTCCAGTCCAGCCTGGTTCGGCTCATGCTGCGACCCAGAGGAAAGGCGAAGACACATATCCTCCTTCATCGCCTTGTCCAGCCCTGGACCGCATGCCTTTCTACTGTGTGTCCCTGTGAACCAGCCGGCCGACGAAGAGGCCAAGGCGCTGGATGCCCTGAAGGAGCTGTTTGGCCCCACTGCAGTCAGCACAAACACCATCGTACTCTTCACCCACACCGAGGAGCTCGAGGAGGACGAGAAGCTGGAGGAATACCTTGTCACGTGGCGCAAGGATCTCCTGGAGCTGGTGGAAAGATGTGGTGACCGCTACCACACCCTGGAGACCCTCAggggagaaccagaggagggGAAAGCTGtcgaggagctgctggagaaggTTGAGCAGGCTTTGAGAGAGAGCGGGACACAACACGTTAGCAGTCCTCTGTACCAGGAGGCGgaggaaagagtgagagagaggcaggTAGAGATcttgagacagaggagaggagaggaccagGCGTCTCCCACGGACTCACAACCAGAGGAAAATgtcacagaagaagaaatggaGGCAGTCCGggcagaggcagagaggagCGTAGGTGACCTGAATGTGGATGTCGAGAGTATTTTCCCCTCTACCGGTGTCTCACCTTCTTCCGCTGCTCCCTCTTTTCTCTGGGGCTTGTGGGAGAAGCTGACAGGCTGGATGAGTTGGCTGCCCAGAGTGGTGAGAAGGGAGGCCCTGTTTGGAGCACTGGTCGGCCTGTTTGTGGGAGGGCCGTTTGGAGGTGTGATGGGGGCCACTGTGGGCTCAGTGGCTACTGAGGTGGGGAGAAGAAAGACACAGAAAACTAAATGAGAGGTAATCTCATAATAATGCATTATGCATTAAGTTGCACCTTAAAGTCACTTCACTGCTTTCAGCACACCATTGTATTACTGATCTATTGGTTTACCTGCGAGCACCTGTCAAAATAGTATTTATGCTTGACCACTGAGTATGACTGAGCACCAGTACTCCTGTTTTCTATTTCAGAAGGGGTACAACTCTCTAATAAAGAATACCATATTATCTAATGTTTATTAATGGTTAGTAAATCATGCTTCATAGATCAGTATAACCCATTAATAAGAACAAtgtttgggttgccaggttagAAAAACCCCTTTGGCTGGTGTAGTATAACTTGCTCTGTCATTTTTAGTTAACTTAATTATTCATCTTGATGGTTTAAATTACTTGGTTGCTTAAGTTATAAATGTAAATGAGTAATAAAGTTTTCTTCCACTACAGAAATTCCTGCAGATGTAATTGTTGTTAATCATGCAATAACAGATGTGGCCAcgtgggggcagcagaaacaagctgtgaacacaacattgacatattagaACATATTTAAGTTCATATAACAAAttagcagtggtggaataaTTACTCAGATCTTTTAATTTAGCAGtaccacagtgtaaaatactcttttacaagtaaaagacctacattcaaaatcttac from Sebastes fasciatus isolate fSebFas1 chromosome 13, fSebFas1.pri, whole genome shotgun sequence encodes the following:
- the LOC141780379 gene encoding GTPase IMAP family member 9, coding for MSTSAAAQSELRLVVLGRTGAGKGSAVSTILGLHDSQQGTDAAAVTQECSKHRGEAAGRQVVVVSSPAWFGSCCDPEERRRHISSFIALSSPGPHAFLLCVPVNQPADEEAKALDALKELFGPTAVSTNTIVLFTHTEELEEDEKLEEYLVTWRKDLLELVERCGDRYHTLETLRGEPEEGKAVEELLEKVEQALRESGTQHVSSPLYQEAEERVRERQVEILRQRRGEDQASPTDSQPEENVTEEEMEAVRAEAERSVGDLNVDVESIFPSTGVSPSSAAPSFLWGLWEKLTGWMSWLPRVVRREALFGALVGLFVGGPFGGVMGATVGSVATEVGRRKTQKTK